Sequence from the Echinimonas agarilytica genome:
AGGTTACCGTGCCCAGCATGTGTGAGTGCTTTTCTTCGCTTGCCGTATGGCCCCTCTAAATTTTTGGAAATGGCATAGTACAAATCGTAGCTGTCGGTGGGCTCATAGCCGTACCGGCCCGATGCGATATGCACGTAAAATTCGCCCATTTTTAACATCAAAATGCCTTCGTATCCCAGCGGGTGCTTGCCATCATGTTGCAAGCGAAAGGGCTTTCCGGTCACGCCTGTCATGTCGTCATTCATTGGCACAAGCCAGTCGGCACCCCACATGTAATAGGTTTGGCCGTTTTCCTGATAGAGGTGCGAGTCGATGCCTGTGCGCTCAATCGGAGCAAGCACTTCGTAAGGGCCTTCGGGTTTTCCTGAGGTGCTTCTCAATAGTCCGTGGCCTCTAACATTGGTGGAATGTGGTATCCACCACGTACCGTTTAGATAGTGAATTTCAGGTGCCCAAATGGCGATAGGATTTGTTTGAACTTGTCCGTTACGTGCCGCCCGAGGTGGTTGAGAAAAATGCCAGCTGTTGGATTGCTTGCCATCTTTCATCAGCTCCCAAACAAACCCCATGTCTTGCCACTCGGCCAGATCTCGACTGCGCCACAATTTTATACCGACGGTCTCGCCCCAAAATTGACCCGCGGTCGTGCCCGTTAAGTAGTAGTAACCATCGGGCCCTTGATGCACGAATGGGTCGCGTATTCTTTCATTAAGCGCTTGAAAGGCCGTTGAATGATCGTGAATCAAGGCTCGCTTTTGGTCGGTGGATAGCGGCTGATAATCGTTGTTTTTTGCAGAGATTGCGTTTGGCAGTAACGCGCCAACGCAATAGGCGAGGGTGATGCATAAGGTCTTCAGTCGAGTTGATTTGATGGAGCGTAAGCGAGCGTACAGGGTGAGCTGGTTTGATTGAGAGATTGGGGCCATGACGTGAGCTGATTTGTCGAACAAAGGATGCAATACACACTAGGGTGCAAGAGCTTGAAGGCGTATGGTTGAAGTTGCTTTAGAGCGATTTGAATACGGCTAAAGGTTGGTATCTGTGACGTAAAATGGGAATACCTCGGCAAGCCAAGGTACGCCGCAGTCAATCAGTATTTGACAGAACAACCATAAGGTTTAGTGATCGTTTGGCTCACAGGCTTATTGGAATTGAGCTCTATCATCGCTTGTGTGACATAGTTTGTGGCGTTTGCAATATCAGCAGGGTTGCTCGATTTAATGCTATCAATTGCGCCCATGTAAGCGAGCATGCCATCGGGCGAAATGATGTACATGTGAGGTGTTGTTTTTGCCCCATAGAGTCGACCCACATCGCCAGACTCGTCGAGTAATACATGGCTTGGAGCTGCGCCACGCTTATTGGTCAGCGCGTTTGCTTTTGCTGCATCAACATGGCCTTGTTTGCCATTCGCGGATGAAATAATCGAAAGCCACACAACACCATTTGCCGTTTGATCTTTTTGCAGTTGCTGCATATTGCCAGCGCCATAGTGCTTTTTAACGAAAGGGCAGTCGTGGTTGGTCCATTCTAAAATTACGTACTTGTCAGAGTAATCAGATAACTTCACCGTACTGCCATCTGCTGATGTGAGTTCAAAGTCAGGTGCGGGCTGTCCCACCATAGCTTTTGCGTGAACGCCAAATGCCATCACAGTTGCGATTACAAATGTTGAAATACATTTCACTAAGTTCATATTCGATCTCCAAATCCAATGTTTTTAAATGTTCTATTGCGTGCGTGAAGTTTTAGTTAAAGTGCCTCTAAGCGGTTAATTAAACCTTGAGGCGTTAAAACTTGAGGCAACACTTGGTCCTCACCGTGCCTGTCGTAAAGTACATAGAGCGGAACGCCTGCTCGTTTGTATTGGTCTAAGTATTTGCTAATTTCTGCGTCTCGGCGAGTCCAATCGCCCACCATATAAACGACGTTTAATGAACCAAAGGTATTGCTGACGTCTTCATCCGAAAACGTCACTTTTTCATTGACTTTGCAGGTTAAACACCAGTCTGCGGTCATGTTGATTAGCACGGGCTGTCCTTGTGCAATGTATTGCGCTAACGCCTGCTTGGAGTAAGGTTCAGCTTGGCCTGCTAGCGTTTGTTGATGCACCGCAGGAGCGCCGAACACCACCACAAGAAAAATACTCACAACGCCAGTGAACCCTAAACTCAGGAGTTTTGCGCCACGTTGGTAAAGCCAAATGAGAAAGCATAAACAGACCACCGCAACTAAGGTACCGATAATCATCATTGCATCGTGAGCGAGC
This genomic interval carries:
- a CDS encoding thioredoxin family protein — encoded protein: MNLVKCISTFVIATVMAFGVHAKAMVGQPAPDFELTSADGSTVKLSDYSDKYVILEWTNHDCPFVKKHYGAGNMQQLQKDQTANGVVWLSIISSANGKQGHVDAAKANALTNKRGAAPSHVLLDESGDVGRLYGAKTTPHMYIISPDGMLAYMGAIDSIKSSNPADIANATNYVTQAMIELNSNKPVSQTITKPYGCSVKY
- a CDS encoding family 43 glycosylhydrolase; this translates as MAPISQSNQLTLYARLRSIKSTRLKTLCITLAYCVGALLPNAISAKNNDYQPLSTDQKRALIHDHSTAFQALNERIRDPFVHQGPDGYYYLTGTTAGQFWGETVGIKLWRSRDLAEWQDMGFVWELMKDGKQSNSWHFSQPPRAARNGQVQTNPIAIWAPEIHYLNGTWWIPHSTNVRGHGLLRSTSGKPEGPYEVLAPIERTGIDSHLYQENGQTYYMWGADWLVPMNDDMTGVTGKPFRLQHDGKHPLGYEGILMLKMGEFYVHIASGRYGYEPTDSYDLYYAISKNLEGPYGKRRKALTHAGHGNLIQGPNGQWWSTAFDHPYVNQWSLWLVPVEIEVTADDVVISSPDTRFQPSQDEQNVVADLSVTGRPEAWEGHAHWIRPEKLKANK